Proteins encoded together in one Coffea arabica cultivar ET-39 chromosome 2c, Coffea Arabica ET-39 HiFi, whole genome shotgun sequence window:
- the LOC140035746 gene encoding uncharacterized protein has product MVFGEEPHKHVKMFEVICSSMNPPGITEKQIRLRVFPFSLKNAAKDWLYYLPVGSITTWTPLKKKILEKFFPVSQAVSLRKEICSIKQYPGESLYDYWERFNKLCTRCPQHQISEQLLIQYFNEGLLTPREAWKIIESLEENSRQFGFRENNPPLLPTRKVNNEDTSSIQQQLSELTSIVRQLAMGNKQRANVCGICTSMDHCTDTCPFCKSMGWNRLEKTKMVEKEKGLLDVFRKVEINIPLLDAIKQIPKCVKFLKDLCTHKRKLRGDERVAVRENVSVILQSIFPPKCGDLGIISQLADRTNAYPKWLVENVLVQETFELNGEDTLEVVLAKHLHLGATLSMEISDELYHVVETLHSLPPISSRYEIPSVFVPEIQTKLLPSVVQGLVLRSA; this is encoded by the exons ATGGTTTTTGGTGAAGAACCCCACAAACATGTCAAGATGTTCGAAGTGATTTGCTCTAGCATGAATCCTCCTGGGATCACTGAGAAGCAAATTAGACTAAGAGTCttccctttttctctcaaaaatgCAGCTAAAGATTGGCTATACTACCTACCAGTAGGTAGTATTACCACGTGGACACCGTTGAAAaagaagattttagaaaaatttttcccTGTATCCCAAGCTGTGAGTTTGAGGAAGGAAATATGCAGCATTAAGCAGTATCCCGGGGAGTCCTTGTATGACTATTGGGAAAGGTTCAACAAGTTGTGCACTAGATGCCCGCAGCATCAAATTAGTGAACAGCTATTGATCCAGTACTTTAATGAAGGGCTCCTC ACACCAAGGGAAGCATGGAAGATTATTGAATCGTTGGAAGAAAATTCGCGGCAATTTGGCTTCCGTGAGAATAACCCTCCTCTACTACCTACCCGCAAAGTCAACAACGAAGACACGTCATCCATTCAGCAGCAACTGTCGGAGTTGACATCTATTGTTAGGCAATTAGCCATGGGGAATAAACAGCGAGCGAATGTCTGTGGAATCTGTACAAGCATGGATCACTGTACGGACACATGTCCCTTTTGCAAGAGCATGGGGTGGAACAG GTTGGAAAAGACAAAGATGgtagagaaggaaaaaggacTTTTGGATGTGTTCAGGAAAGTGGAGATCAACATTCCCTTGTTGGATGCAATCAAGCAGATACCGAAGTGCgtcaaatttttgaaagatttgtGCACCCACAAAAGGAAGCTAAGGGGTGACGAAAGAGTGGCGGTGAGAGAAAATGTGTCAGTTATACTCCAAAGCATATTCCCACCAAAGTGTGGGGACCTAG GCATTATAAGCCAACTAGCAGACCGCACCAATGCTTATCCAAAATGGTTAGTTGAAAATGTTTTGGTACAG GAAACATTTGAACTAAATGGGGAAGacacattggaagtggttttagCAAAGCACCTTCATTTGGGAGCAACTCTCAGTATGGAAATCAGTGATGAGTTGTATCACGTGGTTGAAACACTGCATTCACTTCCACCAATTTCCTCACGGTATGAGATCCCTTCTGTATTTGTGCCTGAAATTCAAACGAAATTATTGCCTTCTGTTGTGCAG GGATTGGTGTTGAGAAGTGCTTAA